One Pleurocapsa sp. PCC 7327 DNA segment encodes these proteins:
- a CDS encoding TIGR00725 family protein encodes MRKITIGVMGPGENAIASDLENAYKLGQLIAAQGWILLTGGRNVGVMDAASKGAKAAGGLTVGILPTKNLEAVSEAVDIAIVTDMGNARNNINVLSCDAIVACGMGTGTTSEVALALKNGKSVVLLTQSQESIQFFTSLCQERIFVADNVETAIALVKEILRKSV; translated from the coding sequence ATGAGAAAAATAACGATTGGTGTGATGGGACCAGGCGAAAATGCGATCGCAAGCGATCTAGAAAATGCATACAAGCTTGGTCAATTAATTGCTGCCCAGGGATGGATACTCCTAACGGGAGGCAGAAATGTCGGGGTAATGGATGCGGCAAGCAAAGGGGCAAAGGCGGCAGGAGGATTGACGGTTGGGATTTTACCGACAAAGAATCTTGAGGCTGTCTCTGAAGCAGTAGACATCGCCATCGTGACAGATATGGGAAACGCCCGCAATAATATTAACGTCCTTTCTTGTGACGCGATCGTTGCTTGCGGAATGGGAACGGGTACGACTTCAGAAGTTGCGTTGGCTTTAAAGAATGGCAAATCAGTCGTTTTATTAACCCAGAGTCAGGAGAGTATCCAGTTCTTTACCAGCCTTTGTCAGGAGCGAATTTTTGTGGCAGATAATGTCGAAACTGCGATCGCGCTAGTGAAAGAGATCTTGAGAAAATCTGTCTAA
- a CDS encoding transporter substrate-binding domain-containing protein encodes MAIEKKLWQSCLAIAIAVNYFISSSSALAAELEEIVRRGKLVVAVKDNLRPLGFYDERGNLQGLEIDIAKGLAQELLGSPDAIVFKPVANQERLQVALDGEVDLVIARVTTTPSRSRLVDFSNYYYLDGTGIVTQNPTVKQLSDLASSRIAVLKGSSTIAAVRFELPKAQLIGVESYQEALSLLETGGADAFAADNSVLAGWVQEYPQYRQLPVRLSGEALCVAIPKGLQYSSLRDRVNKAIAHWQQSGWLRERATYWGLL; translated from the coding sequence ATGGCAATTGAGAAGAAACTATGGCAATCGTGTCTTGCAATCGCGATCGCGGTTAACTATTTCATATCCTCTTCCTCAGCACTCGCTGCCGAACTAGAGGAAATTGTCCGTCGGGGCAAGCTCGTTGTTGCCGTTAAAGATAATTTACGTCCGCTTGGATTTTACGACGAACGGGGCAATTTACAAGGACTAGAAATCGACATTGCCAAGGGTCTAGCGCAAGAATTATTAGGCAGTCCCGATGCAATCGTTTTCAAACCCGTCGCCAATCAAGAACGCTTGCAAGTCGCACTCGATGGCGAGGTAGATCTCGTCATCGCTAGAGTGACGACAACTCCCTCTCGTTCGCGATTGGTAGACTTTAGCAATTATTATTATCTAGATGGCACCGGAATCGTCACCCAAAATCCCACCGTAAAACAGTTGAGCGATCTAGCTTCCAGTAGAATTGCCGTTCTCAAAGGCTCTAGTACGATTGCTGCTGTCCGATTCGAGCTACCCAAGGCTCAACTAATTGGGGTAGAGTCATATCAAGAGGCATTGTCGCTCTTGGAAACAGGAGGTGCAGATGCCTTTGCTGCAGATAATAGCGTTTTAGCTGGCTGGGTACAAGAATATCCCCAGTATCGACAATTACCCGTTCGTCTTTCTGGTGAAGCTTTGTGTGTAGCGATCCCAAAAGGATTACAATACTCAAGTTTGCGCGATCGCGTCAACAAAGCGATCGCTCATTGGCAACAATCTGGTTGGTTGCGAGAAAGAGCCACCTATTGGGGACTTCTTTAA
- a CDS encoding tetratricopeptide repeat protein, with translation MSEYLPVIYLSVLLILLSGTALFLLRQVFKTRQVESTFSRLQKKLQKEKGTAKEYYELGSIYLDKKLFVQAINLLQKALKTDEEIEPENKALIYNALGYAYFSQEQYELAIRNYKEALKLYPEYAIALNNLANVYERKQMAIKALETYEETLKFEPNNAVAKRRAESLRKRFVSSN, from the coding sequence ATGAGTGAATATCTTCCAGTAATTTACCTATCTGTGTTGCTGATACTGCTGAGCGGTACAGCCTTGTTTTTGTTGCGCCAGGTTTTCAAAACTCGTCAGGTTGAAAGCACCTTTTCTCGGCTGCAAAAGAAACTGCAAAAAGAAAAAGGCACTGCTAAAGAATACTATGAACTGGGCAGTATCTATTTAGATAAAAAATTATTTGTCCAAGCCATCAATCTCCTGCAAAAAGCCTTAAAAACCGATGAAGAAATAGAACCAGAAAACAAAGCTTTAATTTATAATGCGCTTGGGTATGCTTATTTTTCTCAGGAACAGTACGAATTAGCAATTCGTAACTACAAAGAAGCTTTAAAACTTTACCCCGAATATGCGATCGCGCTCAATAATTTAGCGAACGTATACGAGCGCAAACAAATGGCAATCAAGGCATTAGAAACCTACGAAGAAACGCTCAAATTCGAGCCTAATAATGCCGTTGCCAAGCGTCGAGCTGAATCGTTGCGCAAGCGTTTTGTAAGCTCGAATTAA